In Bifidobacterium scardovii JCM 12489 = DSM 13734, the genomic stretch CGCGGTAAGCGCGGGCAGCGGCACAACCGATTACAGGGAGGCGCGATGTCCACGGAGCATCAGCCGGCGGCGACACCATGCACGGCACCGCCATCAGCAACGGCGCAACCGGCCGGGCGATCCCCGGCACCGGCCGCGCAGCAATGCCGCAACACGAGATACCGTGCTCCCATGGACTTCCGGGAGATCATGAGAACCGTGAGCGATGTGCTGATGATCGCCGGCGCCACCATGGCGCTGGCGACATTCGTCCTGATGCAGTACCTGAGTCGCGGCGTGTACAATCCGCTCGACGCGATCGTCCTGATTCTCATGTCACTGGCCATGCTCGCGTGCCCGGCGCTGCTTGCTGCGGGGGCCGTGATCAGAATCATCATGCTGGTCAGCGGCCGGAAACGGCCCGGAACCAGCCAACCCCGGAACGGCCCGATCACCACGCCGCCCGGCAACACCGCATACGGCGCCGATCCCCTCACCGGGCGGCCGCTGCGACCGCAGGCTCCTCCTCCAGCGGCTCGCGCGCATCCGCCGAATCCACCGCACCGATCATGCCGACCGCGTCCGGCATCGCCGACGCCTCCGGCTCGTGACGCGCCCGCATGCGGTCCAGGGCACGGGACAGATCAGCGGGGTACCGCGACTTGACCGTGGTCCATACATGGGTGCGCGGATGGCGGAACTCGAGTTGCGTCGCATGGAGCCACTGCCGCTCCAAACCGAGCTCCTCGGACAGCACCGGATTGGCCCCGTACATCAGATCGCCGACCAGCGGGTGCCCGATCGACGAGAAATGCACGCGGATCTGATGGGTCCTGCCCGTTTCCAGATTCACCGAGACCAGCGTCGCCTCGCTACCGAAGCGCTCCATCACATCCCAGTGAGTGACCGCGGGCTTGCCGGCCGGCGTGACGCAGAAACGGAAATCCGACACCTTCGCGCGCCCGATCGGCGCCTCGATGGTGGCCTTGTCCTCCCTGAGACCGCCCTGCACCAGCGCGTGATAGGTCTTCACCACCTCATGCTCGGCGAATTGGCGGCGCATTTCCACGTACGCCAGCTCGGACTTGCACACCAGCATCAGCCCCGAGGTACCCACATCGAGACGGGACACGATGCCCTGCCGCCCGGCCGCACCATAGGAGGTGATGCGCACTCCGCGGTCCAGCAGACTGCCCAGCACCGTCGGCCCGGTCCATCCGACCGAGGCGTGAGCGGCGACGCCGACCGGCTTGTCGACGACCACCACATCGTCGTCCTCATAGACGATGGCCATGTCGTCGGCGATGGGTTCCGGGGCGCGCTGTTCCTCGACCAGATCGAATTCGACGGTCTCCCCGGCCATCAGCGTGCCGGACTTGGCGATGGCCCGGTCGAGCACGCGGGCCTGGCCGCTTTCGATAAGATCGGCGGCCTTGGCCCGTGAAATGCCCAGCATCTTGGCCACGGCGACGTCGAAGCGCTTGCCGACAAGCGCATTCGGAGCGGACACAAGACGGCTCATAGCGTCTTGCCTCCCGCCTCGACCTCCGTTTCCGCAGTCGCCAAACGGTCCAAATCCTTCTGACTGAACGGTTCGCCGAGCAGGATCAGCACCACGATGCCGATGCCCGCCACCATCAGGAAGATATCGGCGACATTGCCGACCGACCAGCCATAATTGAGGAAATCGACGACCTTGCCGTTGAGGAACCCCTCGGCGTAGGCGACGCGATCGATGAGATTGCCCAACGCGCCGGCGAAGGCCAGCGCCAGGGCCACGATCCACCGCATGGATATCGTCCGCAGCGCCAGCACCACCAGCGCCACGCAGGCGACGACCGCAAGCAGCGAGATCATCCAGGTCTGCGAGGACCCGAATCCGAGCGAGGCGCCGGGATTATGCACCAGCGTCAGCGACAGCAGACCGGGGATGACGCGCACGCTGCGCCCATCCCCAAGCGCCGCCTGGGCCCATGCCTTGGTCGCCTGATCGATGACCAGCGCGACCACCGCCACACACGCAAAGACGGCCACGCGCGTGCGCGGCCGTCCCTGCCGAATAGTCATGACCGACATATACCCCGACCGCTCACTGATCGGAGTGCGTGGTCTGGTTGTAGCTGTTCGTATCGGACACCTGCGTCATCAGGCCGTTGAGGAATTCGGTCAGACGCGCGCGATAGGCGCTCTCGAACTGCTTGAGGCCCTGGATGTTGCCTTCGATGACCTGCACCTGCTCGTTGAGGTTGTCGCGGACCTGCTCGGCGTACACGTCGGCGCTGTTGCGGGTCTTCTCGTCGTACTCGGACGCGCGGCGCTGGATCTCGGCCTCGTAGTTGTCGGCTTCCTGATGCTTGTTCTGCATGTAGGTGTCGGCATCCTGACGGGTCTTGGCGGCATAGCCGTCCGCATCCGCATGGGTCTTTTCCTTGTACTCCGTGGCGCGGCGCTGGATCTCGGCCTCGTAGTTGTCGGCTTCCTGATGCTTGTTCTGCATGTAGGTGTCGGCATCCTGACGGGTCTTGGCGGCATAGCCGTCCGCATCCGCATGGGTGCTCTCGGAATAGGCGTCGGCGTCGCTGCGCACGCGCTTGCCGTAGTCGTCGGCCTCGGTGCGGGTGCGAGACGAGTAGTCGTTGGCCTTGGACACCAGATCGTTGTACTTGTTCTGGCTGGCCTCGGTGATTTCCTTGGCCTTGGCCTTGCCCTTGTCGACGTACTGGTCGTGCAGCTGCATGGCCAGCGTAAGCATCGCGGTGGCGCGCTCGGCCTGGTTGCCCGCGCCGTCGGCGGCGCCGGCGATCTTCTGCAGGCTGCCGGTCTCGGTGCTCGGCTCGACCTTGGAGACCTGGGCGCGCAGCTGGTTCTCGCGCTGCTTGGACTCCTCGAGCTGGCGGGTCAGGTCCTTCACCTGCGCGGCCTGCTGCTGCACCTGGACGATCTGCTGCTGCGCGGCGGACAGCTGCTTGGACAGGTTCTCGTTGTTGGCGCGGAAGGTGTCCCGTTCGCGCTGCATGGCGAGCAGCTGCTCGCCGAGCGCCTCGTTGTCGGCGTTCTTCGCGGTCTGCGCGGTCAGCTGATCGATCTGGGCGTTGAGCTGGTCGACCTGCCCCTTCAGCTGGTCGTTCTGCGCCACGAGGGCGCGGTTGCTCTCCTCGGCCTCGCCGAGCTTCGCCTGCGCGACCTTCGCCGCCTGGTCGCTCTGGCCGGCGGCGTTGTCGGCGGAGGACTTCAGCGCGGCGTTCTCATCCTGCAGCTGCTGGACCTGAGCGGTCAGATCGGAGATCTTCGTGTTCAGGCTGGTCACATCCGGACCGAGAGACTGGGTGGACGCGCTGGCGGCGACTGCCTGCTTGCCGAGCGCCTCGACGGTCTCGGTCACCTGATCCAGAAAATCGTCAACCTCATCGACGTCATATCCCTCTTTGAAGCGGACGGTCTGGAAGGTATGCTCCCTGATGTCCTTCGGAGTCAACAAAGCCATAAATCTTTACACCTCGCTTTGGGGCCATGCCTCGCTGTGTTGGTATCAACTCACGATGCTATCACGTACCCTGCTTCAATGCTCGTCCGTTGGCGGTTTATTGACTATTTTATCGATCATCAAATCAGAATCTGCAGCACAAGAAGCGCGAAATACAGCACCAGGAAACTGACGTCGAGCGAGATGGGGCCCAACGGGATCGGCCGTATGTAACGGCGCAGCCAGCGCAACGGGGGTTCGGTGAGCCGATACACCACGCTGATCAGCGAGGCGACGACGCCGGTCGGGTACCAGCGGGGAGACAGCACGGTGACCCAATCAAGGATCATGCGGGCGAACAGCACGGTGATGTACGCGCCGATCAGCATGTCGACGACGCGGAACAGGATCACTAAAAGCATGTCCCCCAGCCTATCAAGTGGGCCGGGGGACATGCTGAGCATAAGCTGGAAGTGTAATGGGACTCCTGCCGCGGTTTCCCGGGACGCCTCAGGGCTTCCCGCGCAACGTCAGTCGGCGAACAGGTCGTGTGCCGTCGACGGCGCCTGCGGCTCCTCGACCTTGATGTTGACCTGAGCCGGGCTCAGCAGGAACACGCGCGGCGTCACCCGTTCGATCGACCCGCGCACGCCGAAGACGACGCCCGCGGAGAAATCCACGATGCGGTAGGCTACGGCCTCGGCGACGCCGGTCAGGTTCAGCACCACCGGCACGCCGTCGCGCAGCGCGCGGCCGACCAGCTGGGCATCCTCGTAACTCTTCGGATGGATCGTGGTGATCCGGCTGACGCGCCCGCCCTGGAACGGGTTCGATTCACGCTGGGATGACGCGCCGGCCCCGGTGGGGGCGGCCGCTGGGGCCATGGGCGTCACGGAGTGGTCGGAGTCGAAGGTCGACTCGTCGACCGGATCGTCGTCGTACTGGTCGACGTCGTCCGGCACGTCCGTCATGCCCAGATAGGACATCGCGTTCTTCATAAACCCTGCCATGACAGTTCCTTTCGGTCAACGCCGCTCAGCGGAGGAAATCCGGGATGTCGAGATCGCCGGGATCGTTCGAGGACACCACTTCATGCTCGGATGTCTCGTCGAACGACTGCGCCGGAACGCTGCCGGTGGACGGCGCGTACTGCTGCAGCGGGGTGACCGCCGGCGCGGCCTGGGCCGCAGGCTGGGCGGGCGCGGCATACGTCGGGGCGGCGGGCTGCGCCGGCACGGCCGGTGCCGCCGGCTGCGCCACGATCGGCGCGGCCTGGGCCGGAGCCGCCTGGGCGTCCGCGGCCTTGGACTTCGGGTCGAAACCGGCCGCGATGACGGTGACGCGCACTTCGTCGCCGTAGGCGTCGTTGAGGGCCAGGCCCCAGATGATCTGGGCCTCCGGGTGGATGGCCTTGCGCACGAGTTCGGTCGCCGCCGCGGCCTCCTGCAGGCCGAGGTCGGTCGGGCCGGCGATGTTGATGAGCACGCCGTGGGCGCCCTCGATGCTCTCCTCGAGCAGCGGGGAGCTGATGGCGATTTCGGCCGCCTGGGTGGCGCGGTCCTCGCCCCGTGCGGAGCCGATGCCGAACAGCGCGGTGCCGGCGCCGCGCAGGATGGCGTTCACGTCGGCGAAATCGACGTGGATGTACGAGTTCACCGTGATCAGGTCCGTGATGCCCTGCACGCCGGCGAGCAGCGCGCTGTCGGCGTTCTTGAACGCGTCGACAATGCCGACCGTGCGGTCGGACAGCTCGAGCAGGCGGTCGTTGGGGATCACGATCAGCGCATCGACCTCCTTGCGCAGGTTCTCGATGCCGAGATTCGCGGAGGCGGAGCGCTGGGGGCCTTCGAACGAGAAGGGGCGGGTGACGACCGCGATGGTGAGCGCGCCCTGCTGGTGGGCGGCCTTGGCGACGATCGGGCTGGCGCCGGTGCCGGTGCCGCCGCCCTCGCCGCAGGTCACGAACACCATGTCCGTGCCCTTCAAGGCCTCCTCGATGTCGGACTGGTGATCCTGCGCGGCCTTCGCGCCCTTCTCCGGATCGGCGCCGGCGCCGAGGCCGCGGCTCGTGTTGTCGGTCAGGGAAATCTTCACATCGGCGTCCGAGCGCAGCAGATCCTTCGCGTCGGTGTTGATGGCGACGAACTCAACGTTCTGCAGACCCTCGGCGATCATGCGGTTGACGGCGTTGCCCCCGGCCCCGCCGACCCCGACGACCTTGATGTTGATCTTGTCGTTGAACTGCTCGTTCTGGGCGATCTCGCTCACCATTGTCTCCTGTCACTCACGGTTACGCATAACTCTATCGCAGAACCCCTGATATTGGGGCCTATCGTCTCGGCGTGTATCGGCGTTTCGCGCATGCGCCCCGGCGGCTCAGTAACCGGCGTCCATCGGGTCGTCGCCGAACAGCGCCTCGCGCTGCTCGTGCGTGGTTTCGCGCGATTCCAGCCAGCCGTACGGCAGATGCACCTTCTTGGCGAAACGAACGCGCCCACGGGGCTTGTCCTTGACGCGTTCGGGGAACCTGAGCGTGGGATCGAGCCGTCCGATTTCCCGACGGACATCCTCAAGATTTTCACATTCCATGAACGCCTTGCGCGTGGAGCCGCCGACCGGGAAGCCCTTCAGGTACCACGCGATGTGCTTGCGCAGATCATGCACCGCCATGCGTTCGTCGCCGTCGTAGAACTCGGTGAGCAGCCCGGCGTGACGCAGGATCACCGCGCACACGTCGCCGAGCGTCGGGTCGACCCGCTCCGGGCTGCCGGCGAACGCGTTCTTGATGTCGGCGAACAGCCAGGGCCTGCCCTGGCATCCGCGCCCCACGGCCACGCCGGCGCAGCCGGTCTCGCGCACCATGTCGAGGGCGTCGTCCGCGCCCCAGATGTCGCCGTTGCCGAACACGGGAATATCCAGCGCCGCGACGAGCTCGCCGATGCGGCTCCAGTCGGAGTGCCCGCCGTAGTACTCGGCGGTGGTCCTGGCGTGCAGGGTGACGGCCGCGCAGCCCTCCTCCTGGGCGATATGGCCGGCTTCGAGGAAGGTCTCATGGTCGTGGTCGATGCCGACGCGGATCTTCGCGGTGACCGGGATATTAGCCGCCGAGCACACCGCGACGACCCGCTGCAGCAGTTCGCGGAACAGGTCGGTCTTCCACGGCAGCGCCGATCCGCCGCCGCGGCGGGTGACCTTGGGCACCGGGCAGCCGAAGTTCAGGTCCACGTGATCGGCCATATGCTCGTCGACGACGATCCTCGCGGCCTGTTCCACGATGGCCGGGTTCACCCCGTACAGCTGCAGGGAACGGATCCTCTCGCTCGGCGCGAAATGGCACAGGCGCAATGCCTTGGGATTGCGCGCGACCAGCGCGCGGGCGGTGATCATCTCCGCCACGTACAGCCCGTCCGGGCCGTAGTCCTCGCAGATCACGCGGAACGGCCAGTTGGTCACGCCGGCCATCGGCGACAGGACGACCGGGGTCGGCACGGTGATCGGCCCAAGCCGCACCGGATTCATCGTCACCGGCGCATCCGGGCGCGACGGCGCGTCCGTGCGCGGATCAAGGTTGTCCGTCTCGTGCGGCGCCTCGATCACGGTCTGGGCATCGGTGGATTGCGTCACGGGTTCTTTCCTCTTATATCGCAGTGCGGTTTGTATCCGGTTTGTATCGCAACACTGTGCTGTATCGCTGCGCGGCGCCACTCGTTGTGACGCTGTGCTGCTGAGCCGTTGCGCCGCAGTCCCTTTGCGGGAAGGCCAAGAGACGGCCGCAAAGCGGACTGAGGGGAGCACAAGTCTGATCCTATGCTCCCCTCAGTCGCCCGCGGCGGCGGCTCCCCTCACTTCAGGGGGAGCACGACAGCCGAAATCAGTACAGGCCGCCGGCCTCGTTGATCCGGACCGAATCCGGCCAGGCCTCGCCACCCATGGACACCGGCTTCTGCGGAACGGTGTTGCGCTTCTCGCCGATGCGCGAATCCACGTATTCGGCGACATGGTCGAGCGAGACGCGCTCCTGGTTCATCGTGTCGCGGTCGCGGATCGTCACGGCCTGGTCCTCGAGCGTATCGAAGTCGACGGTCACGCACAGCGGCGTGCCGATCTCGTCCTCGCGGCGGTAGCGGCGGCCGATCGCGCCGGCCTCGTCGTAGTCGATCATCCACTCGTGCTGGCGCAGGTCGGAAGCCAGGTTCTGCGCGACGGTCTGCAGCTCCGGCTTCTTCGACAGCGGCAGCACCGCGGCCTTGATCGGGGCAAGACGCGGGTCGAGGCGCAGCACCGTGCGCTTGTCGACACCGCCCTTGGTGTTCGGCGCCTCGTCAACGTCGTAGGCGTCGACGAGGAAGCACATGAGCGAGCGGGTCAGGCCGGCGGCCGGCTCGATGACGTACGGGGTGTACTTCTCGCCGGTGGCCTGGTTGAAGTAGCTCAGGTCCTCGCCGGAGTGCTTCGCGTGGGCCGACAGGTCGAAGTCGGTGCGGTTGGCGACGCCCTCGAGCTCGCCCCAGTCGGAGCCCTGGAAGCCGAACTTGTACTCGATGTCGACGGTGCGCTTCGAATAGTGGGCGAGCTTCTCCTTCGGGTGCTCGTAGTGGCGCAGGTTCTCCGGCTTGACGCCGAGGTCGAGGTACCACTGCGTGCGCGCGTCGATCCAGTACTGGTGCCAGTCCTCGTCGGTGCCGGGCTCGACGAAGAACTCCATCTCCATCTGCTCGAACTCGCGGGTGCGGAAGATGAAGTTGCCGGGGGTGATCTCGTTGCGGAAGGACTTGCCCATGTTGGCGATGCCGAACGGCGGCTTGGAGCGCGAGGAGGTCATCACGTTCTTGAAGTCGACGAAGATGCCCTGCGCTGTTTCGGGGCGCAGGTAGTGCAGGCTGTTCTCGTCCTCGACCGGGCCGAGGTGGGTGCGCAGCATCATGTTGAAGTCGCGGGGCTCGGTCCACTTGCCGCGGGTGCCGCAG encodes the following:
- the dusB gene encoding tRNA dihydrouridine synthase DusB yields the protein MTQSTDAQTVIEAPHETDNLDPRTDAPSRPDAPVTMNPVRLGPITVPTPVVLSPMAGVTNWPFRVICEDYGPDGLYVAEMITARALVARNPKALRLCHFAPSERIRSLQLYGVNPAIVEQAARIVVDEHMADHVDLNFGCPVPKVTRRGGGSALPWKTDLFRELLQRVVAVCSAANIPVTAKIRVGIDHDHETFLEAGHIAQEEGCAAVTLHARTTAEYYGGHSDWSRIGELVAALDIPVFGNGDIWGADDALDMVRETGCAGVAVGRGCQGRPWLFADIKNAFAGSPERVDPTLGDVCAVILRHAGLLTEFYDGDERMAVHDLRKHIAWYLKGFPVGGSTRKAFMECENLEDVRREIGRLDPTLRFPERVKDKPRGRVRFAKKVHLPYGWLESRETTHEQREALFGDDPMDAGY
- a CDS encoding signal peptidase II; its protein translation is MTIRQGRPRTRVAVFACVAVVALVIDQATKAWAQAALGDGRSVRVIPGLLSLTLVHNPGASLGFGSSQTWMISLLAVVACVALVVLALRTISMRWIVALALAFAGALGNLIDRVAYAEGFLNGKVVDFLNYGWSVGNVADIFLMVAGIGIVVLILLGEPFSQKDLDRLATAETEVEAGGKTL
- a CDS encoding YggT family protein yields the protein MLLVILFRVVDMLIGAYITVLFARMILDWVTVLSPRWYPTGVVASLISVVYRLTEPPLRWLRRYIRPIPLGPISLDVSFLVLYFALLVLQILI
- a CDS encoding glycine--tRNA ligase: MAVSKLDEVVSLAKRRGFVFPAGEIYGGTRSAWDYGPLGVALKDNIKREWWRSMVVTRGDVVGVDTSIILPTPVWVASGHVAVFNDPLVECLNCHKRNRADKLQESYAEKHGDKLPENGMADIVCPDCGTRGKWTEPRDFNMMLRTHLGPVEDENSLHYLRPETAQGIFVDFKNVMTSSRSKPPFGIANMGKSFRNEITPGNFIFRTREFEQMEMEFFVEPGTDEDWHQYWIDARTQWYLDLGVKPENLRHYEHPKEKLAHYSKRTVDIEYKFGFQGSDWGELEGVANRTDFDLSAHAKHSGEDLSYFNQATGEKYTPYVIEPAAGLTRSLMCFLVDAYDVDEAPNTKGGVDKRTVLRLDPRLAPIKAAVLPLSKKPELQTVAQNLASDLRQHEWMIDYDEAGAIGRRYRREDEIGTPLCVTVDFDTLEDQAVTIRDRDTMNQERVSLDHVAEYVDSRIGEKRNTVPQKPVSMGGEAWPDSVRINEAGGLY
- a CDS encoding DivIVA domain-containing protein, with translation MALLTPKDIREHTFQTVRFKEGYDVDEVDDFLDQVTETVEALGKQAVAASASTQSLGPDVTSLNTKISDLTAQVQQLQDENAALKSSADNAAGQSDQAAKVAQAKLGEAEESNRALVAQNDQLKGQVDQLNAQIDQLTAQTAKNADNEALGEQLLAMQRERDTFRANNENLSKQLSAAQQQIVQVQQQAAQVKDLTRQLEESKQRENQLRAQVSKVEPSTETGSLQKIAGAADGAGNQAERATAMLTLAMQLHDQYVDKGKAKAKEITEASQNKYNDLVSKANDYSSRTRTEADDYGKRVRSDADAYSESTHADADGYAAKTRQDADTYMQNKHQEADNYEAEIQRRATEYKEKTHADADGYAAKTRQDADTYMQNKHQEADNYEAEIQRRASEYDEKTRNSADVYAEQVRDNLNEQVQVIEGNIQGLKQFESAYRARLTEFLNGLMTQVSDTNSYNQTTHSDQ
- the ftsZ gene encoding cell division protein FtsZ, which encodes MSEIAQNEQFNDKINIKVVGVGGAGGNAVNRMIAEGLQNVEFVAINTDAKDLLRSDADVKISLTDNTSRGLGAGADPEKGAKAAQDHQSDIEEALKGTDMVFVTCGEGGGTGTGASPIVAKAAHQQGALTIAVVTRPFSFEGPQRSASANLGIENLRKEVDALIVIPNDRLLELSDRTVGIVDAFKNADSALLAGVQGITDLITVNSYIHVDFADVNAILRGAGTALFGIGSARGEDRATQAAEIAISSPLLEESIEGAHGVLINIAGPTDLGLQEAAAATELVRKAIHPEAQIIWGLALNDAYGDEVRVTVIAAGFDPKSKAADAQAAPAQAAPIVAQPAAPAVPAQPAAPTYAAPAQPAAQAAPAVTPLQQYAPSTGSVPAQSFDETSEHEVVSSNDPGDLDIPDFLR
- a CDS encoding cell division protein SepF, which translates into the protein MAGFMKNAMSYLGMTDVPDDVDQYDDDPVDESTFDSDHSVTPMAPAAAPTGAGASSQRESNPFQGGRVSRITTIHPKSYEDAQLVGRALRDGVPVVLNLTGVAEAVAYRIVDFSAGVVFGVRGSIERVTPRVFLLSPAQVNIKVEEPQAPSTAHDLFAD